A region of the Ranitomeya imitator isolate aRanImi1 chromosome 10, aRanImi1.pri, whole genome shotgun sequence genome:
TCGTCTACGTTGGTGTGCTGCATACAGTCCATCGAGAAGTAGTGCTGATGTTTTTGCAGCACAAGAAAAATGTCTTGTGTGAAAAACCATTGGCCATGAACTCATCAGAGGTTAGAGAGATGATTGCAGCTGCAAGGAAACACAAAGTCTTTTTTATGGAGGTACTTTTTGTTTCTCATATAGCACCAATATACTCTACAGCGTTGTACAAAGATTGTCATTATTCACGTTAGTTTCTGTCTCTAATGAAGATCACAAGCTGAGGGTGGTCATACACATTCGACTTTGGCTGAACCTACCAATTTAGGGTAATCGGTGAACCATCTTATGTGTAAGAGGTATTCAGCAGAACGCTGGTTCCTGATCATTGACCCATGTAAGCATGGCATCTATCAACTGATTAGAGAGCAAACGATGATCAGATCTTTGCTTGCAAAATAAAAATGAATCATTGTCGGACAGAACAATTATATTAACTTTTGCTCACCCCAGTAgagtttgcattggcccatttaccAGGACCTTTGAACTAGCGTTAGTCAACTTCATGTATTGCTCTCAGTATGGATAAAAAGATCCATTAAAAGCACCcctagatcagtcaaaaacagcaataTATTATTTCCCTCTAATATCGTTCACTGAGCTGGGTTCTTCATGTTTGCTTCGGCTAATCCTTTGACTTTCTACAACATGGGATGTTATCAATGCATGGATATCGAAACTGGGGCAACTTGGCTGGAGAGGACAACTAGTAATTTTCAGAATTTCCTATTGTACCTTAGGCAATGTGGAGTCGCTTCTTTCCTGTGTATGAGCAGATCCGCACTCTTCTATCCCAGAAGGCCATAGGGGATATCAAAGTCGTACGGGCAGAATTTGGCTCCAACCAATATCATGTTTCCCGGGCGGTGCAGAAGGAGCTGGGTGGTGGAGCTCTCCTGGACATTGGCTGCTACTGTCTCCAGTTTGCATTGATGGTATTCAATGGTGAAAAGCCAGAGTCTGTGACAGCTAAAGGCTTTCTATATGAGACTGGTACGTCTACATAGAACAACAATTCATTACAAAAACTGCAATGGTCGCTCACTGCTTCTTATCTTTTAGGGGTTGATGAAACTGTGACTATTATTCTGCAGTACCCCGGCAAAAGACAAGCCATCCTCACGTGCACTATGATGGTTGGAATGCCAAACCAGGCTGCCATTGGCGGTTCTACGGGCATGATTCAGGTAGGCCTTTGTTGTAGATTCAGTTGTAACGTCTTTGTTTGAGGAAATTGAATGAATGTTTCTTAGAATTTCACAGTCCCTTGATGCCTCCATAGGGTTTGACTATCTCCTAACATTAAATGATTTACCCTAAAATAACTTTTTTAACACTAAAGACCCATCAACAAGATGGGTGATAAACATATAATAGGTCAAGACTATTTTTCTGGAACCCCTATTATTCCTGAGAAGAATGGGCTGGTAGTTAGAGTCCCATTAATATTTAGGAAGAGTGGTTGCACTTGTTTCAGACTTCAGACCCTTAGCTCTTGGTAAACGTGTCGGCGAGATCAGATGAAGATCTATCTTTTAAAACCAGGTCTAAAAAGTAAAATACAAGGAAGGTTTGTTGTGCAAGAGTCCTCATCTTCGAG
Encoded here:
- the LOC138650944 gene encoding trans-1,2-dihydrobenzene-1,2-diol dehydrogenase-like, whose amino-acid sequence is MATKWGICSAGKISNDFMVALQTLPAEDHQAVAVAAKDLKRAKEFAKIHNIPKVYSSYEELATDPNIDIVYVGVLHTVHREVVLMFLQHKKNVLCEKPLAMNSSEVREMIAAARKHKVFFMEAMWSRFFPVYEQIRTLLSQKAIGDIKVVRAEFGSNQYHVSRAVQKELGGGALLDIGCYCLQFALMVFNGEKPESVTAKGFLYETGVDETVTIILQYPGKRQAILTCTMMVGMPNQAAIGGSTGMIQVPSCMWCPTAIILNGKETRYPLPQSTKFMHFTNSTGLSYEAEHVRQCLIKGLKESPLMTLADSELLATIMEEVRKQLGVHFPQDKA